Proteins from one Drosophila gunungcola strain Sukarami chromosome 3R, Dgunungcola_SK_2, whole genome shotgun sequence genomic window:
- the LOC128252723 gene encoding V-type proton ATPase 116 kDa subunit a 1 isoform X2, with protein sequence MGSLFRSEEMALCQLFLQSEAAYACVSELGELGLVQFRDLNPDVNAFQRKFVNEVRRCDEMERKLRYLEKEIKKDGIPMLDTGESPEAPQPREMIDLEATFEKLENELREVNQNAEALKRNFLELTELKHILRKTQVFFDEQEGGVNQTTESMTRALITDEARTTGASMGPVQLGYMEKSNEREDYLPCFVAGVILRERLPAFERMLWRACRGNVFLRQAMIETPLEDPTNGDQVHKSVFIIFFQGDQLKTRVKKICEGFRATLYPCPEAPADRREMAMGVMTRIEDLNTVLGQTQDHRHRVLVAAAKNLKNWFVKVRKIKAIYHTLNLFNLDVTQKCLIAECWVPLLDFETIQLALRRGTERSGSSVPPILNRMQTFENPPTYNRTNKFTKAFQALIDAYGVASYREMNPAPYTIITFPFLFAVMFGDLGHGAIMALFGLWMIRKEKGLAAQKTDNEIWNIFFGGRYIIFLMGVFSMYTGLIYNDIFSKSLNIFGSHWHMSYNKSTVMDNKFLQLSPKVDYEGAPYPFGMDPIWQVASANKIIFHNAYKMKISIIFGVIHMIFGVVMSWHNHTYFRNRISLIYEFIPQLVFLLLLFFYMVLLMFIKWIKFAATNNKPYSEACAPSILITFIDMVLFNTPKPPPENCETYMFFGQHYIQVLFVLVAVGCIPVMLLAKPLLIMQARKQANVQPIAGATSDAETGGVSNGGSHGGGGGHEEEEELSEIFIHQSIHTIEYVLGSVSHTASYLRLWALSLAHAQLAEVLWTMVLSIGLKQEGPVGGIVLTCVFAFWAILTVGILVLMEGLSAFLHTLRLHWVEFQSKFYKGQGYAFQPFSFDAIIENGAAAAEE encoded by the exons ATGGGTTCCCTGTTCCGGAGCGAGGAGATGGCGCTATGCCAGCTCTTCCTGCAGAGTGAAGCGGCGTACGCCTGCGTATCTGAGTTGGGCGAACTGGGATTGGTCCAGTTCCGAGAT CTCAATCCTGATGTGAACGCATTCCAGAGGAAGTTCGTCAATGAGGTGCGTCGCTGCGATGAAATGGAACGCAAGTTGCGTTACTTGGAGAAGGAGATCAAGAAGGATGGCATTCCCATGTTGGACACCGGTGAAAGTCCCGAGGCCCCACAGCCCCGTGAGATGATTGACTTGGAA GCTACCTTCGAGAAACTGGAGAACGAGCTTAGGGAGGTGAATCAGAATGCCGAGGCACTGAAGCGCAACTTTCTGGAGCTGACAGAGCTGAAGCACATTCTTCGCAAAACTCAGGTGTTCTTCGACGAG CAAGAAGGCGGCGTAAACCAAACGACCGAGTCGATGACCCGCGCCTTGATCACGGACGAGGCGCGCACTACCGGTGCCTCCATGGGTCCCGTACAGCTCGG ttacaTGGAGAAATCGAACGAACGTGAGGATTATCTTCCATG CTTCGTGGCTGGCGTCATTCTTAGGGAGCGGCTGCCGGCCTTCGAGCGGATGCTGTGGCGCGCCTGCAGGGGCAACGTCTTTCTGCGCCAGGCGATGATCGAGACGCCGCTGGAGGATCCCACCAAT GGCGATCAGGTGCACAAGTCGGTGTTCATCATCTTCTTCCAGGGCGACCAGCTGAAGACGCGCGTCAAGAAGATCTGTGAGGGCTTCCGTGCTACGCTCTATCCCTGCCCGGAGGCTCCTGCCGACCGCCGCGAGATGGCCATGGGTGTAATGACCCGCATCGAGGATCTGAACACCGTGCTCGGCCAGACGCAGGACCATCGCCATCGGGTCCTTGTGGCTGCGGCTAAGAACCTGAAGAACTGGTTCGTCAAGGTGCGCAAAATCAAGGCCATCTATCACACGTTGAATCTCTTCAATCTGGACGTGACCCAAAAGTGTCTGATCGCCGAGTGCTGGGTGCCGCTTCTGGACTTCGAAACCATCCAGCTGGCCTTGCGCCGCGGAACTGAGAGATCGGGCTCGTCGGTGCCGCCGATTCTCAACCGGATGCAGACGTTCGAGAATCCGCCCACCTACAACCGAACAAACAAGTTCACCAAGGCCTTCCAGGCGCTGATCGATGCCTATGGCGTGGCCAGCTACCGGGAGATGAATCCGGCTCCCTACACCATCATCACCTTCCCCTTCCTGTTTGCCGTGATGTTTGGCGATTTGGGCCATGGCGCCATCATGGCCCTCTTTGGTCTGTGGATGATTCGAAAGGAGAAAGGACTGGCGGCTCAGAAAACGGACAACGAGATCTGGAACATTTTCTTCGGCGGACGGTACATCATATTCCTCATGGGCGTCTTTTCCATGTACACTGGCCTCATATACAATGACATATTCTCCAAGTCTCTGAATATCTTTGGATCCCACTGGCACATGTCGTACAACAAGTCGACGGTGATGGATAACAAGTTTCTGCAGTTAAGCCCCAAAGTCGACTACGAGGGAGCTCCGTATCCGTTTGGCATGGATCCCATTTGGCAAGTGGCTTCGGCCAACAAGATCATCTTCCACAACGCCTATAAAATGAAGATCTCGATTATTTTCGGAGTAATCCACATGATCTTCGGCGTGGTGATGAGCTGGCACAACCACACGTATTTCCGCAATAGGATATCCCTGATCTACGAGTTTATCCCCCAGCTGGtcttcctgctgctgctgttcttCTACATGGTATTGCTAATGTTCATCAAGTGGATTAAGTTCGCGGCCACCAATAACA AGCCCTACTCCGAAGCCTGTGCTCCTTCCATTCTGATCACCTTTATTGACATGGTGTTGTTCAACACGCCCAAACCACCGCCAGAAAATTGTGAGACCTACATGTTCTTTGGCCAGCACTACATCCAGGTGCTCTTCGTGCTGGTGGCCGTCGGCTGCATTCCCGTGATGCTTCTGGCCAAGCCGCTGCTCATCATGCAGGCTCGCAAACAAGCTAAT GTTCAGCCCATTGCCGGGGCCACTTCGGATGCGGAAACTGGCGGCGTGTCCAATGGCGGATCTCatggtggtggcggtggacATGAGGAGGAAGAGGAGCTTTCGGAGATCTTCATTCACCAGAGCATCCACACCATCGAGTATGTGCTGGGTTCGGTTTCTCACACCGCTTCGTATCTCCGATTGTGGGCGCTTTCCCTAGCGCATGCCC AGCTAGCTGAGGTGCTATGGACCATGGTCCTCTCGATTGGCCTAAAGCAGGAGGGCCCCGTGGGCGGCATTGTGTTGACCTGCGTGTTTGCCTTCTGGGCCATTCTCACAGTTGGCATTCTGGTGCTCATGGAGGGCTTGTCCGCCTTCCTGCACACACTGCGTCTTCATTG GGTTGAGTTCCAGAGCAAGTTTTACAAGGGTCAGGGATACGCTTTCCAACCCTTCTCGTTCGATGCCATCATAGAAAATGGAGCAGCCGCCGCTGAGGAGTAA
- the LOC128252723 gene encoding V-type proton ATPase 116 kDa subunit a 1 isoform X3 has translation MGSLFRSEEMALCQLFLQSEAAYACVSELGELGLVQFRDLNPDVNAFQRKFVNEVRRCDEMERKLRYLEKEIKKDGIPMLDTGESPEAPQPREMIDLEATFEKLENELREVNQNAEALKRNFLELTELKHILRKTQVFFDEQEGGVNQTTESMTRALITDEARTTGASMGPVQLGFVAGVILRERLPAFERMLWRACRGNVFLRQAMIETPLEDPTNGDQVHKSVFIIFFQGDQLKTRVKKICEGFRATLYPCPEAPADRREMAMGVMTRIEDLNTVLGQTQDHRHRVLVAAAKNLKNWFVKVRKIKAIYHTLNLFNLDVTQKCLIAECWVPLLDFETIQLALRRGTERSGSSVPPILNRMQTFENPPTYNRTNKFTKAFQALIDAYGVASYREMNPAPYTIITFPFLFAVMFGDLGHGAIMALFGLWMIRKEKGLAAQKTDNEIWNIFFGGRYIIFLMGVFSMYTGLIYNDIFSKSLNIFGSHWHMSYNKSTVMDNKFLQLSPKVDYEGAPYPFGMDPIWQVASANKIIFHNAYKMKISIIFGVIHMIFGVVMSWHNHTYFRNRISLIYEFIPQLVFLLLLFFYMVLLMFIKWIKFAATNNKPYSEACAPSILITFIDMVLFNTPKPPPENCETYMFFGQHYIQVLFVLVAVGCIPVMLLAKPLLIMQARKQANVQPIAGATSDAETGGVSNGGSHGGGGGHEEEEELSEIFIHQSIHTIEYVLGSVSHTASYLRLWALSLAHAQLAEVLWTMVLSIGLKQEGPVGGIVLTCVFAFWAILTVGILVLMEGLSAFLHTLRLHWVEFQSKFYKGQGYAFQPFSFDAIIENGAAAAEE, from the exons ATGGGTTCCCTGTTCCGGAGCGAGGAGATGGCGCTATGCCAGCTCTTCCTGCAGAGTGAAGCGGCGTACGCCTGCGTATCTGAGTTGGGCGAACTGGGATTGGTCCAGTTCCGAGAT CTCAATCCTGATGTGAACGCATTCCAGAGGAAGTTCGTCAATGAGGTGCGTCGCTGCGATGAAATGGAACGCAAGTTGCGTTACTTGGAGAAGGAGATCAAGAAGGATGGCATTCCCATGTTGGACACCGGTGAAAGTCCCGAGGCCCCACAGCCCCGTGAGATGATTGACTTGGAA GCTACCTTCGAGAAACTGGAGAACGAGCTTAGGGAGGTGAATCAGAATGCCGAGGCACTGAAGCGCAACTTTCTGGAGCTGACAGAGCTGAAGCACATTCTTCGCAAAACTCAGGTGTTCTTCGACGAG CAAGAAGGCGGCGTAAACCAAACGACCGAGTCGATGACCCGCGCCTTGATCACGGACGAGGCGCGCACTACCGGTGCCTCCATGGGTCCCGTACAGCTCGG CTTCGTGGCTGGCGTCATTCTTAGGGAGCGGCTGCCGGCCTTCGAGCGGATGCTGTGGCGCGCCTGCAGGGGCAACGTCTTTCTGCGCCAGGCGATGATCGAGACGCCGCTGGAGGATCCCACCAAT GGCGATCAGGTGCACAAGTCGGTGTTCATCATCTTCTTCCAGGGCGACCAGCTGAAGACGCGCGTCAAGAAGATCTGTGAGGGCTTCCGTGCTACGCTCTATCCCTGCCCGGAGGCTCCTGCCGACCGCCGCGAGATGGCCATGGGTGTAATGACCCGCATCGAGGATCTGAACACCGTGCTCGGCCAGACGCAGGACCATCGCCATCGGGTCCTTGTGGCTGCGGCTAAGAACCTGAAGAACTGGTTCGTCAAGGTGCGCAAAATCAAGGCCATCTATCACACGTTGAATCTCTTCAATCTGGACGTGACCCAAAAGTGTCTGATCGCCGAGTGCTGGGTGCCGCTTCTGGACTTCGAAACCATCCAGCTGGCCTTGCGCCGCGGAACTGAGAGATCGGGCTCGTCGGTGCCGCCGATTCTCAACCGGATGCAGACGTTCGAGAATCCGCCCACCTACAACCGAACAAACAAGTTCACCAAGGCCTTCCAGGCGCTGATCGATGCCTATGGCGTGGCCAGCTACCGGGAGATGAATCCGGCTCCCTACACCATCATCACCTTCCCCTTCCTGTTTGCCGTGATGTTTGGCGATTTGGGCCATGGCGCCATCATGGCCCTCTTTGGTCTGTGGATGATTCGAAAGGAGAAAGGACTGGCGGCTCAGAAAACGGACAACGAGATCTGGAACATTTTCTTCGGCGGACGGTACATCATATTCCTCATGGGCGTCTTTTCCATGTACACTGGCCTCATATACAATGACATATTCTCCAAGTCTCTGAATATCTTTGGATCCCACTGGCACATGTCGTACAACAAGTCGACGGTGATGGATAACAAGTTTCTGCAGTTAAGCCCCAAAGTCGACTACGAGGGAGCTCCGTATCCGTTTGGCATGGATCCCATTTGGCAAGTGGCTTCGGCCAACAAGATCATCTTCCACAACGCCTATAAAATGAAGATCTCGATTATTTTCGGAGTAATCCACATGATCTTCGGCGTGGTGATGAGCTGGCACAACCACACGTATTTCCGCAATAGGATATCCCTGATCTACGAGTTTATCCCCCAGCTGGtcttcctgctgctgctgttcttCTACATGGTATTGCTAATGTTCATCAAGTGGATTAAGTTCGCGGCCACCAATAACA AGCCCTACTCCGAAGCCTGTGCTCCTTCCATTCTGATCACCTTTATTGACATGGTGTTGTTCAACACGCCCAAACCACCGCCAGAAAATTGTGAGACCTACATGTTCTTTGGCCAGCACTACATCCAGGTGCTCTTCGTGCTGGTGGCCGTCGGCTGCATTCCCGTGATGCTTCTGGCCAAGCCGCTGCTCATCATGCAGGCTCGCAAACAAGCTAAT GTTCAGCCCATTGCCGGGGCCACTTCGGATGCGGAAACTGGCGGCGTGTCCAATGGCGGATCTCatggtggtggcggtggacATGAGGAGGAAGAGGAGCTTTCGGAGATCTTCATTCACCAGAGCATCCACACCATCGAGTATGTGCTGGGTTCGGTTTCTCACACCGCTTCGTATCTCCGATTGTGGGCGCTTTCCCTAGCGCATGCCC AGCTAGCTGAGGTGCTATGGACCATGGTCCTCTCGATTGGCCTAAAGCAGGAGGGCCCCGTGGGCGGCATTGTGTTGACCTGCGTGTTTGCCTTCTGGGCCATTCTCACAGTTGGCATTCTGGTGCTCATGGAGGGCTTGTCCGCCTTCCTGCACACACTGCGTCTTCATTG GGTTGAGTTCCAGAGCAAGTTTTACAAGGGTCAGGGATACGCTTTCCAACCCTTCTCGTTCGATGCCATCATAGAAAATGGAGCAGCCGCCGCTGAGGAGTAA
- the LOC128252723 gene encoding V-type proton ATPase 116 kDa subunit a 1 isoform X4, whose translation MGSLFRSEEMALCQLFLQSEAAYACVSELGELGLVQFRDLNPDVNAFQRKFVNEVRRCDEMERKLRYLEKEIKKDGIPMLDTGESPEAPQPREMIDLEATFEKLENELREVNQNAEALKRNFLELTELKHILRKTQVFFDEMADNQNEDEQAQLLGEEGVRASQPGQNLKLGFVAGVILRERLPAFERMLWRACRGNVFLRQAMIETPLEDPTNGDQVHKSVFIIFFQGDQLKTRVKKICEGFRATLYPCPEAPADRREMAMGVMTRIEDLNTVLGQTQDHRHRVLVAAAKNLKNWFVKVRKIKAIYHTLNLFNLDVTQKCLIAECWVPLLDFETIQLALRRGTERSGSSVPPILNRMQTFENPPTYNRTNKFTKAFQALIDAYGVASYREMNPAPYTIITFPFLFAVMFGDLGHGAIMALFGLWMIRKEKGLAAQKTDNEIWNIFFGGRYIIFLMGVFSMYTGLIYNDIFSKSLNIFGSHWHMSYNKSTVMDNKFLQLSPKVDYEGAPYPFGMDPIWQVASANKIIFHNAYKMKISIIFGVIHMIFGVVMSWHNHTYFRNRISLIYEFIPQLVFLLLLFFYMVLLMFIKWIKFAATNNKPYSEACAPSILITFIDMVLFNTPKPPPENCETYMFFGQHYIQVLFVLVAVGCIPVMLLAKPLLIMQARKQANVQPIAGATSDAETGGVSNGGSHGGGGGHEEEEELSEIFIHQSIHTIEYVLGSVSHTASYLRLWALSLAHAQLAEVLWTMVLSIGLKQEGPVGGIVLTCVFAFWAILTVGILVLMEGLSAFLHTLRLHWVEFQSKFYKGQGYAFQPFSFDAIIENGAAAAEE comes from the exons ATGGGTTCCCTGTTCCGGAGCGAGGAGATGGCGCTATGCCAGCTCTTCCTGCAGAGTGAAGCGGCGTACGCCTGCGTATCTGAGTTGGGCGAACTGGGATTGGTCCAGTTCCGAGAT CTCAATCCTGATGTGAACGCATTCCAGAGGAAGTTCGTCAATGAGGTGCGTCGCTGCGATGAAATGGAACGCAAGTTGCGTTACTTGGAGAAGGAGATCAAGAAGGATGGCATTCCCATGTTGGACACCGGTGAAAGTCCCGAGGCCCCACAGCCCCGTGAGATGATTGACTTGGAA GCTACCTTCGAGAAACTGGAGAACGAGCTTAGGGAGGTGAATCAGAATGCCGAGGCACTGAAGCGCAACTTTCTGGAGCTGACAGAGCTGAAGCACATTCTTCGCAAAACTCAGGTGTTCTTCGACGAG ATGGCCGACAACCAGAACGAGGACGAGCAGGCGCAGCTGCTGGGCGAGGAGGGTGTCCGGGCCAGCCAGCCGGGCCAGAATTTGAAGCTTGG CTTCGTGGCTGGCGTCATTCTTAGGGAGCGGCTGCCGGCCTTCGAGCGGATGCTGTGGCGCGCCTGCAGGGGCAACGTCTTTCTGCGCCAGGCGATGATCGAGACGCCGCTGGAGGATCCCACCAAT GGCGATCAGGTGCACAAGTCGGTGTTCATCATCTTCTTCCAGGGCGACCAGCTGAAGACGCGCGTCAAGAAGATCTGTGAGGGCTTCCGTGCTACGCTCTATCCCTGCCCGGAGGCTCCTGCCGACCGCCGCGAGATGGCCATGGGTGTAATGACCCGCATCGAGGATCTGAACACCGTGCTCGGCCAGACGCAGGACCATCGCCATCGGGTCCTTGTGGCTGCGGCTAAGAACCTGAAGAACTGGTTCGTCAAGGTGCGCAAAATCAAGGCCATCTATCACACGTTGAATCTCTTCAATCTGGACGTGACCCAAAAGTGTCTGATCGCCGAGTGCTGGGTGCCGCTTCTGGACTTCGAAACCATCCAGCTGGCCTTGCGCCGCGGAACTGAGAGATCGGGCTCGTCGGTGCCGCCGATTCTCAACCGGATGCAGACGTTCGAGAATCCGCCCACCTACAACCGAACAAACAAGTTCACCAAGGCCTTCCAGGCGCTGATCGATGCCTATGGCGTGGCCAGCTACCGGGAGATGAATCCGGCTCCCTACACCATCATCACCTTCCCCTTCCTGTTTGCCGTGATGTTTGGCGATTTGGGCCATGGCGCCATCATGGCCCTCTTTGGTCTGTGGATGATTCGAAAGGAGAAAGGACTGGCGGCTCAGAAAACGGACAACGAGATCTGGAACATTTTCTTCGGCGGACGGTACATCATATTCCTCATGGGCGTCTTTTCCATGTACACTGGCCTCATATACAATGACATATTCTCCAAGTCTCTGAATATCTTTGGATCCCACTGGCACATGTCGTACAACAAGTCGACGGTGATGGATAACAAGTTTCTGCAGTTAAGCCCCAAAGTCGACTACGAGGGAGCTCCGTATCCGTTTGGCATGGATCCCATTTGGCAAGTGGCTTCGGCCAACAAGATCATCTTCCACAACGCCTATAAAATGAAGATCTCGATTATTTTCGGAGTAATCCACATGATCTTCGGCGTGGTGATGAGCTGGCACAACCACACGTATTTCCGCAATAGGATATCCCTGATCTACGAGTTTATCCCCCAGCTGGtcttcctgctgctgctgttcttCTACATGGTATTGCTAATGTTCATCAAGTGGATTAAGTTCGCGGCCACCAATAACA AGCCCTACTCCGAAGCCTGTGCTCCTTCCATTCTGATCACCTTTATTGACATGGTGTTGTTCAACACGCCCAAACCACCGCCAGAAAATTGTGAGACCTACATGTTCTTTGGCCAGCACTACATCCAGGTGCTCTTCGTGCTGGTGGCCGTCGGCTGCATTCCCGTGATGCTTCTGGCCAAGCCGCTGCTCATCATGCAGGCTCGCAAACAAGCTAAT GTTCAGCCCATTGCCGGGGCCACTTCGGATGCGGAAACTGGCGGCGTGTCCAATGGCGGATCTCatggtggtggcggtggacATGAGGAGGAAGAGGAGCTTTCGGAGATCTTCATTCACCAGAGCATCCACACCATCGAGTATGTGCTGGGTTCGGTTTCTCACACCGCTTCGTATCTCCGATTGTGGGCGCTTTCCCTAGCGCATGCCC AGCTAGCTGAGGTGCTATGGACCATGGTCCTCTCGATTGGCCTAAAGCAGGAGGGCCCCGTGGGCGGCATTGTGTTGACCTGCGTGTTTGCCTTCTGGGCCATTCTCACAGTTGGCATTCTGGTGCTCATGGAGGGCTTGTCCGCCTTCCTGCACACACTGCGTCTTCATTG GGTTGAGTTCCAGAGCAAGTTTTACAAGGGTCAGGGATACGCTTTCCAACCCTTCTCGTTCGATGCCATCATAGAAAATGGAGCAGCCGCCGCTGAGGAGTAA
- the LOC128252723 gene encoding V-type proton ATPase 116 kDa subunit a 1 isoform X1 produces the protein MGSLFRSEEMALCQLFLQSEAAYACVSELGELGLVQFRDLNPDVNAFQRKFVNEVRRCDEMERKLRYLEKEIKKDGIPMLDTGESPEAPQPREMIDLEATFEKLENELREVNQNAEALKRNFLELTELKHILRKTQVFFDESVPTVYKSSGAYSSSKYRRYPQMADNQNEDEQAQLLGEEGVRASQPGQNLKLGFVAGVILRERLPAFERMLWRACRGNVFLRQAMIETPLEDPTNGDQVHKSVFIIFFQGDQLKTRVKKICEGFRATLYPCPEAPADRREMAMGVMTRIEDLNTVLGQTQDHRHRVLVAAAKNLKNWFVKVRKIKAIYHTLNLFNLDVTQKCLIAECWVPLLDFETIQLALRRGTERSGSSVPPILNRMQTFENPPTYNRTNKFTKAFQALIDAYGVASYREMNPAPYTIITFPFLFAVMFGDLGHGAIMALFGLWMIRKEKGLAAQKTDNEIWNIFFGGRYIIFLMGVFSMYTGLIYNDIFSKSLNIFGSHWHMSYNKSTVMDNKFLQLSPKVDYEGAPYPFGMDPIWQVASANKIIFHNAYKMKISIIFGVIHMIFGVVMSWHNHTYFRNRISLIYEFIPQLVFLLLLFFYMVLLMFIKWIKFAATNNKPYSEACAPSILITFIDMVLFNTPKPPPENCETYMFFGQHYIQVLFVLVAVGCIPVMLLAKPLLIMQARKQANVQPIAGATSDAETGGVSNGGSHGGGGGHEEEEELSEIFIHQSIHTIEYVLGSVSHTASYLRLWALSLAHAQLAEVLWTMVLSIGLKQEGPVGGIVLTCVFAFWAILTVGILVLMEGLSAFLHTLRLHWVEFQSKFYKGQGYAFQPFSFDAIIENGAAAAEE, from the exons ATGGGTTCCCTGTTCCGGAGCGAGGAGATGGCGCTATGCCAGCTCTTCCTGCAGAGTGAAGCGGCGTACGCCTGCGTATCTGAGTTGGGCGAACTGGGATTGGTCCAGTTCCGAGAT CTCAATCCTGATGTGAACGCATTCCAGAGGAAGTTCGTCAATGAGGTGCGTCGCTGCGATGAAATGGAACGCAAGTTGCGTTACTTGGAGAAGGAGATCAAGAAGGATGGCATTCCCATGTTGGACACCGGTGAAAGTCCCGAGGCCCCACAGCCCCGTGAGATGATTGACTTGGAA GCTACCTTCGAGAAACTGGAGAACGAGCTTAGGGAGGTGAATCAGAATGCCGAGGCACTGAAGCGCAACTTTCTGGAGCTGACAGAGCTGAAGCACATTCTTCGCAAAACTCAGGTGTTCTTCGACGAG TCGGTGCCCACGGTGTATAAGTCGAGTGGCGCATACTCATCCAGCAAATATCGGCGCTATCCGCAGATGGCCGACAACCAGAACGAGGACGAGCAGGCGCAGCTGCTGGGCGAGGAGGGTGTCCGGGCCAGCCAGCCGGGCCAGAATTTGAAGCTTGG CTTCGTGGCTGGCGTCATTCTTAGGGAGCGGCTGCCGGCCTTCGAGCGGATGCTGTGGCGCGCCTGCAGGGGCAACGTCTTTCTGCGCCAGGCGATGATCGAGACGCCGCTGGAGGATCCCACCAAT GGCGATCAGGTGCACAAGTCGGTGTTCATCATCTTCTTCCAGGGCGACCAGCTGAAGACGCGCGTCAAGAAGATCTGTGAGGGCTTCCGTGCTACGCTCTATCCCTGCCCGGAGGCTCCTGCCGACCGCCGCGAGATGGCCATGGGTGTAATGACCCGCATCGAGGATCTGAACACCGTGCTCGGCCAGACGCAGGACCATCGCCATCGGGTCCTTGTGGCTGCGGCTAAGAACCTGAAGAACTGGTTCGTCAAGGTGCGCAAAATCAAGGCCATCTATCACACGTTGAATCTCTTCAATCTGGACGTGACCCAAAAGTGTCTGATCGCCGAGTGCTGGGTGCCGCTTCTGGACTTCGAAACCATCCAGCTGGCCTTGCGCCGCGGAACTGAGAGATCGGGCTCGTCGGTGCCGCCGATTCTCAACCGGATGCAGACGTTCGAGAATCCGCCCACCTACAACCGAACAAACAAGTTCACCAAGGCCTTCCAGGCGCTGATCGATGCCTATGGCGTGGCCAGCTACCGGGAGATGAATCCGGCTCCCTACACCATCATCACCTTCCCCTTCCTGTTTGCCGTGATGTTTGGCGATTTGGGCCATGGCGCCATCATGGCCCTCTTTGGTCTGTGGATGATTCGAAAGGAGAAAGGACTGGCGGCTCAGAAAACGGACAACGAGATCTGGAACATTTTCTTCGGCGGACGGTACATCATATTCCTCATGGGCGTCTTTTCCATGTACACTGGCCTCATATACAATGACATATTCTCCAAGTCTCTGAATATCTTTGGATCCCACTGGCACATGTCGTACAACAAGTCGACGGTGATGGATAACAAGTTTCTGCAGTTAAGCCCCAAAGTCGACTACGAGGGAGCTCCGTATCCGTTTGGCATGGATCCCATTTGGCAAGTGGCTTCGGCCAACAAGATCATCTTCCACAACGCCTATAAAATGAAGATCTCGATTATTTTCGGAGTAATCCACATGATCTTCGGCGTGGTGATGAGCTGGCACAACCACACGTATTTCCGCAATAGGATATCCCTGATCTACGAGTTTATCCCCCAGCTGGtcttcctgctgctgctgttcttCTACATGGTATTGCTAATGTTCATCAAGTGGATTAAGTTCGCGGCCACCAATAACA AGCCCTACTCCGAAGCCTGTGCTCCTTCCATTCTGATCACCTTTATTGACATGGTGTTGTTCAACACGCCCAAACCACCGCCAGAAAATTGTGAGACCTACATGTTCTTTGGCCAGCACTACATCCAGGTGCTCTTCGTGCTGGTGGCCGTCGGCTGCATTCCCGTGATGCTTCTGGCCAAGCCGCTGCTCATCATGCAGGCTCGCAAACAAGCTAAT GTTCAGCCCATTGCCGGGGCCACTTCGGATGCGGAAACTGGCGGCGTGTCCAATGGCGGATCTCatggtggtggcggtggacATGAGGAGGAAGAGGAGCTTTCGGAGATCTTCATTCACCAGAGCATCCACACCATCGAGTATGTGCTGGGTTCGGTTTCTCACACCGCTTCGTATCTCCGATTGTGGGCGCTTTCCCTAGCGCATGCCC AGCTAGCTGAGGTGCTATGGACCATGGTCCTCTCGATTGGCCTAAAGCAGGAGGGCCCCGTGGGCGGCATTGTGTTGACCTGCGTGTTTGCCTTCTGGGCCATTCTCACAGTTGGCATTCTGGTGCTCATGGAGGGCTTGTCCGCCTTCCTGCACACACTGCGTCTTCATTG GGTTGAGTTCCAGAGCAAGTTTTACAAGGGTCAGGGATACGCTTTCCAACCCTTCTCGTTCGATGCCATCATAGAAAATGGAGCAGCCGCCGCTGAGGAGTAA